The segment GTGCCGCAGCGCGAGCAGACGAAGAAAGCGTGCTTGAAAAACGAATAGAAATGGGTGGTGCCGCACTGCGGACACTTGACGAACAGCTTCGAAAACATCAGTGCTCCCCCTGGGCGGCCAGCATCTTGGCGATGAAGCCGGTCGTGTAATTGCCGCTCAAAAAATCCTTGTGCTGCATGATCTTCTGGTGGAACGGGATCGTGGTCTTGACGCCCTCGACGACGAACTCGCGCAGGGCCCGCTTCATGCGCGCCACCGCGTCCTTGCGGTTGTCGCCCCAGACGATCAGTTTGGCGATCATCGAATCGTAGTAGGGCGGAATGGCGTAGCCCGGGTAAACCCCCGAGTCGACGCGGACGCCCGGGCCGCCGGGAACGATGTATTGGCTCAGGGTGCCGGACTGCGGCATGAAGTTGTTTTCCGGATCCTCGGCGTTGATGCGGCATTCGATGGCGTGTCCCGTTTTGCGGATCTGCCCCTGGCTCAGCGCCAGCGGCTCGCCGGTGGCCACCAGAATCTGGTGCTTGATCAGGTCGGTCTGGGTGATCATTTCGGTGACC is part of the Candidatus Aminicenantes bacterium genome and harbors:
- a CDS encoding acetyl-CoA carboxylase biotin carboxylase subunit (an AccC homodimer forms the biotin carboxylase subunit of the acetyl CoA carboxylase, an enzyme that catalyzes the formation of malonyl-CoA, which in turn controls the rate of fatty acid metabolism); this translates as GGRGMRIVAEKKELENAFNSASNEAQKAFGDASVYLEKYIQDPKHIEIQVLGDKHGRAVHFFERDCSVQRRHQKLLEEAPSPVLDEPTREAMSAIAVRAAQSVRYDSAGTIEFIYDIRAKAFYFIEMNTRIQVEHPVTEMITQTDLIKHQILVATGEPLALSQGQIRKTGHAIECRINAEDPENNFMPQSGTLSQYIVPGGPGVRVDSGVYPGYAIPPYYDSMIAKLIVWGDNRKDAVARMKRALREFVVEGVKTTIPFHQKIMQHKDFLSGNYTTGFIAKMLAAQGEH